The Staphylococcus saprophyticus subsp. saprophyticus ATCC 15305 = NCTC 7292 genome contains the following window.
ATCGGTAATAATGTAGGTAGAAATACAATGGCAATTATTTCGGATATGGGCCAACCACTTGGCAATGCAATAGGTAATGCTTTAGAAGTTAAAGAAGCGATTGAAACGTTGCAAGGTAATGGACCAGAAGACTTAACAGAGTTAGTTATGACGCTAGGTTCACAGATGGTAGTCGTCGGTGGAAAAGCTCAAAATCTTGATGAAGCACGTAAAATGTTAGAACAAGCAATTCAAGATGGTTCAGCGTTAGAAAGTTTCAGAACATTTTTAGAAAACCAAGATGGCGATGGTTCTGTTGTAGACGATGTATCAAAATTACCACAAGCCAAATATCAAATTGAACTACCCGCACAAAGTGAAGGCATTGTAACTGAAATTATTGCAAATGAAGTCGGTGTAGCTTCTATGATGTTAGGTGCAGGCAGACAAACTAAAGAAGACGAAATAGATTTAAGTGTGGGTCTCGTATTGCATAAAAAGGTTGGAGATAGCGTCAACAAAGGAGAGGCTTTGTTAACAATCCACAGCAATCAAGAACAAATTGATAACGTAAAAGATAAACTATTGCAAAGTATTACGATTAGTGACACTGGTAATGAACCAACATTGATTCATAAAATAATTACTGAATAGGAGAGGAATATTATGACTACACCATTTAAACGAGTTCATTTAATTGTCATGGACTCTGTTGGTATTGGAGAAGGACCTGATGCAAAAGCTTTTGATGATGAAGGCAGTCACACTTTAAAGCATACGCTCGAAGGATTTGAACAGTCATTACCTAACTTACAAAAATTAGGTTTAGGTAATATTGAACCTCTTCCGGTTATTGATAAAGAAGTGGAACCACAAGCTTTTTACACAAAAATGAGTGAAGCTTCAGTCGGCAAAGATACCATGACTGGCCATTGGGAGATTATGGGGCTAAATATCATGCAACCATTTAAGGTCTATCCAGAAGGCTTTCCAGAAGAACTGGTTAATGAAATCGAAACGTTAACAGGACGTAAAGTTGTAGCCAATCGTCCTGCATCCGGTACGCAAATCATAGATGAATGGGGCGAACATCAGATGAAGACGGGTGATCTAATTGTCTATACTTCTGCAGACCCAGTACTTCAAATTGCAGCTCATGAAGATATTATTCCCTTAGAGGAACTATATGACATCTGTGAAAAAGTAAGAGAATTAACCAAGGATCCTAAATATTTAATAGGCAGAATCATTGCTAGACCTTATATTGGAGAGCCAGGTTCATTTAAACGAACTTCTAATAGACATGACTATGCATTAAAACCATTTGGTAGAACAGTAATGAATGAATTAAAAGATAATGGTTATGATGTCATTGCCCTTGGTAAAATTAATGATATATTTGACGGTGAAGGTGTGACTGAATCGATACGTACCAAAGATAACATGGATGGTATTGATAAATTAATTGAAACTGTGCAACGTGACTTTAATGGGTTAAGCTTTTTAAATCTTGTTGATTTCGATGCCCTTTATGGCCATCGTCGTGATAAACCTGGATATGCACAAGCGATTAAAGATTTTGATGAACGTTTATCTGAACTTATGAATCACTTACAAGAAGAAGATTTAGTTATTATTACAGCAGACCATGGTAATGATCCAACTGCAGATGGTACGGATCATACTAGAGAATACATTCCTGTACTTATGTTTAGTCCTAAAATGACTGACTATCATGAGCTAACGATAGACAGCACATTTAGTTCTTTAGGTGCAACGATTGCTGATAATTTTGGTGTGAAATTACCTGAATTTGGCAAAAGCTATTTGAAAGAAATGGGTGTTGAAAAGTAATGCGTATTTTAAGAATGCTATTTGGAATTGTCTTTAGTGTTGCAGGGGTACTCCATTTTAAAGATGAAGAACAATTTAGATGTATTGTACCAGCGTACTTACCATTTCGAAAAGCAGCTGTGTTAATCACAGGCGTTATGGAAATCGTGTTTGGTGTCATATTATTAATGAAACAACCTACTAAGAGTCAAAAAAATGCACTCATAGCGTTTTTATGGGCGGTCTTACCAGCGAATATTTATATGGCGCGCAAACAAATTCCAATTGCTGGTCAACAACTTCCGAAATGGGCTTTATACGGACGTATTCCATTGCAATTTGTGATGATGAAATTAATCAAAAAATTATAACTTACTAAACTAAAATAAGAGAGCACATGCGTTTGAAATGACGCTGTGCTCTCTTATTTTATATATTTATAAAATGCTAACTCACATTATAAATTATTGTGCTTCACCATAGATATCATGCCATTCAGCTTTTTTGTCTAAGAATGTTTGGGCTATTTCTTTGGCGCCTTCTAATGAATGGCTAGCAGCCCAACCACATTGAACTTCATTACATGCTGGCACTTCTGTAGCATTTAATACATCTTTAATTGTTGCTTCGATAATATTTAACACATCTTCATAGTCATCATGATTGATAAATGAAACGTAAAATCCTGTTTGGCAACCCATTGGACTAATATCAACGACTTTATCTGAATGATTTCTAATATTTTCTGCCATTAAATGTTCTAATGAATGTAATCCAGGCATATCCATATGCTCTTTGTTTGGTTGTTTAAAGCGGATATCATATTTATGAATTACATCACCGTTAGCGCCTTCCATTTTCCCTGCTAATCTCACAAAAGGTGCTACAACGATTGTATGATCTAAATTAAAACTTTCTACGTTCATTTTTGGCATGGTGTATCCTCCTCATATATAACTTAAATTAATTGTAACAAGTTAAAAGAGGATTTACAATTTTTGAAATGTGGTATAAAGGGGTATGAAAGTTATTTTTATAAATTTCAGAAAATGAATGACAGAATTCAATAAACCCGATAGAATAAGTAATAATTAAATCATGTTTTGTGCATTATGAATCATATGTTGTGTTATTTAATAAATTACTTATTGCATTTGATTTATTTTATAAATTGAGTATAAACATAATGCCAAGTAATTTAGGAGGCAGTGTTGAATTATGGAAAATAAACAAATTGTATTGGACTATATAGAAAATGAAAAGTATAAATATTTAGAAATGAGCCATCAAATCCATCAAAGACCTGAATTAGGTAATGAGGAGATATTTGCATCTAGAACGTTAACGGAAACGTTAACGCAACATGGTTTTGAAGTCGAAACAAATATAGCAGGACATGCGACTGGCTTTATAGCAAGTTATGATTCAGGACAAACGGGACCAACTATAGGTTACTTGGCCGAATATGATGCATTGCCAGGGTTAGGTCACGCGTGTGGTCATAATATTATTGGTACCGCTAGTACATTTGCGGGTATAGCCTTAAAGCAAGTGATTGATAAAGTCGGCGGAAAAGTAATTGTATTAGGCTGTCCTGCAGAAGAAGGTGGAGAAAACGGTAGTGCTAAAGCGACTTATGTTAAAGAAGGTATTATTGATGATTTAGATATCGCCTTAATGGTGCATCCTGGTAATGAAACATACAGAACAATCAATACTTTGGCTGTAGATGTACTAGATGTTAAATTTTTTGGTAAAAGTGCGCATGCATCTGAAAATGCAGATGAAGCGAAAAATGCACTTGATGCAATGATTTCATATTTTAATGGGGTTGCGCAATTACGTCAGCATATAAAAAGTAGTCAACGTGTCCATGGCGTTATATTGGATGGTGGACAAGCAGCGAATATTATACCTGATTTTACACATGCGAGATTCTATACTAGAGCAACAAGTCGCCATGAGTTAGACATTTTAACTGAACGAGTTGGTCAAATAGCTAAAGGTGCGGCATTGCAAACTGGATGTGATTATGAATTTGGACCTATACAAAATGGCGTGAACGAGTTTATAAAATCTTCAAAATTAGATGATTTATTTGCTAAATATGCAACAGAAATGGGTGAAGCTGTCATTGATGATGATTTTGGTTATGGCTCTACTGACACGGGAAATGTGAGTCATGTTGTACCAACGATACATCCACATATTAAAATTGGATCACGTAATTTAGTAGGTCATACGCATAGATTTAGAGAGGCTGCAGCAAGTACCCATGGGGGCCAAGCGTTAATTAGAGGTGCTAAGATTCTCTCGCTTATGGGATTAGAATTATTAACGAATCAAGCGTTGTTTGATGAGATTATTGAACAACATCAATTTATAAAGGGGCATAAAAAATGACTAAAGAACGCTCTCATAGACCCAAATTAACACTTAGTGACCTTTACGATTCTAGCGTTGTCTATACTTCTAGACCGTCTTATATTTCAAATCCATGGCTGGAACCTGAAGAACACCAATCGAATTTTTTAACAGGTAGAGAGCTGATAATAGCTAATCATATGCCAGTAATCGTTCATGAAGCGAGCGTCACTGATAAATTAAAGCAGTTATTTGAAGCGGTAGGGAAAACAATGCCTACAAATATCATTCAATTCAACGATCAACAAAGTTATGAACAAACTTTAAAAGTGTTAGCGCAAGAAGAGAATAAGAAAATTTATTTTCAATATATTCATGGTGAAGATATATTAACTAAAGCGCATTATGCACTAGATAAAGATATCTTTGTTGCATTAAATAATAAAGCAAGAATTCCTGAATGGACGAACAATCAATTCCTTCCCCGTCGAGAAGTTGTAAACATTGAAGATTTTGAGGCGGCGGTGTCTGAATGGTCGTTCCCATTTGTATTAAAACCTGGGGATGACTTACCAACTGCTGGCGGGTATGGTGTAATGATTTGTTATTCAGAAGAAGATTTAACAAAAGCAAAAACACGAATTGCTCAAGCTCAATCAGAAACAGACACAATGATTATAGAGCAAAAGATAGAAGCGATTGCTAATTATTGTGTACAATTTGCATATTCTGAAAATGGAGGCATACGATATATAGGTACTTCAGCTCAACTCACAGATGCTTACGGCTATTATAGTGGAAATGAAAATGCGCCGGATGTACCTAAACACGTGATAGAAGCTGGTAGAGAAATCATGGAAATTGGGGTATCTAAAGGTTACTTTGGCGTAGCGGGCTTTGACTTGTTATTAGACGACAAAAATGATGTATATGCGATTGATTTGAATTTTAGACAAAATGGTTCGACAAGTATGTTGTTGTTAGAGCCTTTACTTCAACAAGGCTATCATAAATTTTATAGTTATATTTCGCCTGGTGATAACGAACAATTTTTTGCGACAATTTTGAAATATGTGCGACTGGGCGTATTATTTCCACTTTCTTATTATGATGGTGAATGGTTTGAAAATGATACGGTGCAATCTAGATTTGGTTGTATATGGCATGCTGAAAACAAAGCTACGGTTGATACATTGGAGCAACAATTTCTAAAAGAGATTCAAGAAAAATAAAATGTGGAATTAAAATTAGTGGTTCTACTCAGTAGATAATAATTTAAAAGCTAAAAATGTAAAGTGTCTGGGACATAAATAGGTGTCTCAGATTTTTTAATTGGACAATAGATGTGAACTACTACCAGCGATCCAAAGTACTATTGATATATTTTATGCGAATGCGTAGTGGTTATGTATACGATTAGAATATTAGCCAAGGAAGAGAATGACTTTTATTCTTTAATTTTTATTGAAAAATTTGATTCCTGTTAATACTTTCTAAATTTATAAGGAACATTCGTTGATTGACTAAAAACATACAGTCATTTATATTTTAAATATAAGTAATTATTATAAATGAATTGAAGGTGAAAATATGTCTTACAAAGAAAGTTCATTTTTTCAAGATATTTTAATAAATGAAGTTTTTTATGTCGCAACTAAATCAAAGCATTTGATTAGACAAGAAATATCTGAACAAAATGTAGTATGTGCTTGGACAGATAAAGCAACAGCAGAAAGTTATTTAAATAAAGAGCAAATTGAATATGACAAAGTAAAAACGGTTGATATTGATCGTTTTGTAACTTATGAAATTGACGATATTTTTGATGAAGATGATGAGGTATTGATGAACCCAACTTCACATAAAGATGGTGAACGCGTTCGTATCGTTGCAGCTTCAAATGAATTGATGTCTGATTTGGATAGTATTAGATTGAAAGAATTTGTTAAAGATGTTGCTAAAGAAGATGCTGTGTTTGGATTAACTAATAAGAATGAAAAACAATTTATCATGATCAGTGATGAAGCACACCAAAAACCACATATTATGCCTGTATGGAGTATTAAAAACAGAGCTGAAAAGGTGAGAAATCAAGATTTTGAAGAATGTGAAATTATTGAGATTGAAGGGGAAGTATTTGCTGAATGGTTAGATACGTTACGTGATGATGACCATGCAGTTGCAATAGACTTGAAGTCAGGCGTAGTCGGAACCGTTGTGCCTGCTCAAAAAGTAATTGACCAGTTAACATTTTAATTAAAGGTTATCAACAATATAGCTGTTTATGAGTTATGTATTTATAATATTTATAATTTAGAGCACAAATTTTATCGTATCGAAATAGTTATAGATTTGTTTGGAGTAATAACTAGTTGAAATAAAGAGATTGAGTCATAAATAGATAATGTCAAAAAGTCTGGAACATAATTAGGCGTCTAGGCTTTTTGTCAATTTAAACAATTGGTGTAAAGTCCAACTGCTTATTTTAAACAGTTACATGATTAGTATCTGTATTATTCAATTTCATATTTATAAATAAAACAGTAATTTCTAGTGTTTTAAACTAGAAATTACAGTTTTTTGTTTATACCCATTCAGTATGATTGTAAAAAATCCTACAAAATCATTTTTCATTTAGATAACTCATATAATGTCCTGTTTTTAATATGTCATATTGTGGCAGATAAACGTGCTTAATGAGCAGTCTATACATTATATAATTTAATGAATATAAGCATTATAAATGTATAGAACCTAGAGCACCAGAAAATGCACCATGCTCAATATAATAAGGTTCACACCCACGTAAAACAGTATAGTCTTTGACGACATCCTTTAATAAATCGTTATTGTGGAAGGAAGAACCGATATAGGCAACATTTTTTGTATTATGTTCTCTTGCGACAGTAATTGACATTGTAGTAATGACTTCACCGACGACTGCAATTACAGAAGCCAATTTATCTGCATCTGTAAATGATTCATCTAAATGATGTAGCACATTACCAAAGTTAGCTGCAGTTAAATCGCCAGAAATAGGAGGCTCACTATCTTTATATATATGTTTTACCTTTAAATCTATAATATCACGGTTACCATTTTGAGCTGTATCAGTTAACTGTTTATAGTTACTGATACCTGTGAGTAGGTATCCAAGGCCTTGTATCATACCGCCACCGGTGCCTATTCCGCCTACACGCTTTTGCGCTTTGCCATTTGAAAAATGAAGTGAAGTACCAGTACCAACATTAGTGAAAATATAATCATCTAAGAAATGACCTTGTTCTTCTAATAGAATTTCTAGCCCTTTAGCTGCAGCATCAAATTCAACAAATACACGAGATTCACAATTGAGTTGTTCATTAATCATGGCAGCTTGCCCACCCGTCAGATTAATGTTGTTACAATCTTGTTGATTTAACCATTGAATGACTTCCTCAATTTCAGTAGTTAATCTTGTGCTGTATGTTCGTTCACCGTTTTTTTCTTGAACAATTTTAATGAGCGTGCCACCAGCATCGACACCTATCTTCATCTGTATTCCCCCTAATAAAAATTTCCATTATAACTTATAGTATAATAAAATGAAGGAAAATCAAATATGGATTTAATAGGATTGATAGAATAGTTCACAATTAAGGCTGTTAATTAATTAGGTATGTTTCTAAATTATATGTAAATTTATAGGTTGATTTGATTCAGAAGTGGTATGAATAAATAACGACTACGTTTTTAATAGGGGATTAAAACATGTTTATAAAGGAAAATTTTGAAAATATTACGGTACAAGTTTATGAAGAAAAATATAGACAATCTTTATATGATTTCAAATTAAGTGAAAGACAGCAAATTTATTCATCATTACCTAAAGATGTATTGGATGATGCGATCAATGATGAAGATAGAATTCCAAATATTGCACTAAATGATGAAGGTGAAGTCGTTGGCTTCTTTGTACTGCATCAGTATTATCAACATGAAGGATATGACACGCCAAATCAAGTTATATATGTGAGATCCTTATCAGTCAATGAAGATTTTCAAGGTTATGGCTATGGTACGAAAATGATGATGTATCTGCCTAGGTATGTACAGACACTTTTTCCAAATTTTAACCATTTATATTTAGTGGTCGACGCTGAAAATAAAGGCGCTTGGAATGTTTATGAACGTGCGGGCTTTATGCATGCAGCTACAAAAGAAGAAGGACCTATTGGAAAAGAAAGGTTATATTACCTTGATCTAGATTCTAAACATGTCTCTTCTTTAAAATTAAAACCGAACACAGAAGAACAACCATTCAATATTCATATCATTGATTTAATTAAAGATGATAATAAAGTGGGATTTATTGCTATTGAAAGACATGAAGATCGAATGAATATCTCTTCGGTTGAAGTTAACAAAGAAGAACGGCACCATGGTATTGCTGAAAGCGCATTGAGACAATTATCTACATATGTACGTAAACATTTTGATAATGTAAAGTTATTGACAATCACTTTGTATGGTGAAAATAATGAATTAAAACCGTTATGTATAAACAGTAATTTTGTTGAAATAGATGCCGCAGATGATTATATTGTCTTTGAAAAATATATAAATTACTAAATGCGATTGCGAAATCAGGAATTGTCATTTATAATTTACATTTGTTATTATTACTTATGTTAAACTTAGTACTGATTTGGATAAACGCCTTTGAAAGGAAGAATAAATAATGAGAATTCAAGATTACACAAAAGAAATGGTTGATGAGAAATCATTTATCGATATGGCATATACGTTATTAAATGAAAAAAATGACACAATGAACTTATATGATATTATTGATGAATTTAAAGCACTTGGACATTATGAAGACGACGAAATCGAAAATAGAATTGTTCAATTCTATACAGATTTAAACACAGATGGTCGTTTTTTAAATGTTGGTGAAAATATTTGGGGATTACGTGATTGGTATTCAGTTGCAGATATTGAAGAAAAAATTGCGCCTACGATTCAAAAATTTGATATTCTGGACGACGATGATGAAGAAGATAAAAACTTAAAATTACTTGGTGAAGATGAGGCTGATGATGATGATGATATTCCAGCAGTTACAGATGACCAAGAGACTTTGAATGATCCAGAAGATCCAGAAGATGACGATGTTGATGAAGATCTTAATGAAACAGATATCGTTATCGATGAAGATGATGAAGATTTAGACGAAGAAGATGAAGAAGAAGAAGAATTTGAAGACGAAGAAGAAACAGAAGAATAATTCTTTGAGATTTAATTGACTTTTTTCGTGAACATGATAAAATTTTATTCGGGCTCCTTTAATTAGGACGACGTGTATAAATATTATACGCTCCCCCTTACAACCATGTGAGAGGGAGCGATTTTTTTGTTTTAAATAATATATCAGTTTTATAGTATTTTATATTTTGAAAGTACTTGTTACGACAATTAATACATATAATGATGAAGCATTTAAATATGTAAATGTTGTATCACAAAATTTAGCAACTAATTTGGAAATTTGATACGAATCAAAACGTATTGTAAGAAAATACGGTTTTAATCATAGGAGGCAGAACATGACAAAATTCATTTTTGTAACTGGTGGAGTTGTTTCTTCATTGGGTAAAGGTATCACGGCAGCATCTTTAGGAAGATTATTAAAAGATAGAGGATTAAAAGTCACGATTCAAAAATTTGATCCATACTTAAATGTTGACCCAGGCACAATGAGTCCATATCAACATGGTGAAGTTTTTGTGACAGACGATGGTGCTGAAACTGACTTAGACTTAGGACATTATGAGAGATTTATTGATATAAATTTAAATAAATATTCAAATGTAACGGCTGGGAAAGTTTATTCTCATGTCTTAAAAAAAGAGCGTCGTGGTGATTATTTAGGTGGTACAGTTCAAGTTATCCCGCACATTACGAATGAAATAAAAGAGCGTTTATTATTAGCTGGGGAAAGTACAAATGCAGATGTAGTTATTACTGAAATTGGTGGTACAACAGGGGATATAGAGTCATTGCCATTTATTGAAGCAATTAGACAAATCCGTAGTGATTTAGGACGCGAAAATGTAATGTATGTTCACTGTACTTTGTTACCATATATCAAAGCTGCTGGAGAAATGAAGACAAAACCAACACAACATAGTGTGAAAGAATTAAGAGGTCTTGGTATCCAACCAGATTTAATTGTTGTTAGAACAGAATATGAACTTACTCAAGATTTAAAAGATAAAATTGCGCTATTCTGTGATATTGATAAAGCAAGCGTTATAGAATGTCGTGATGCTGATTCATTATATGAGATACCTTTACAATTAAGTAAACAAGATATGGACGATATTGTGATTAAGCGTTTAGAATTAAATCCAAAATACGAAACGCAATTAGATGAGTGGCAATATTTATTAGATACGGTTAACAGTTTAGATGGCAAGATAACAATTGGTTTAGTAGGTAAATATGTAAGCTTACAAGATGCATATTTGTCAGTTGTCGAGTCATTAAAACATGCTGGATATCCATTCAAAAAAGATATCGAAGTGAAATGGATTGATTCAAGTGAAGTTACCGATGAAAACGTTGCTGAAATATTAGCAGAAGTTGATGGTATATTAGTACCTGGTGGATTTGGATTCCGTGCAAGTGAAGGTAAGATATCAGCTATTAAATATGCACGTGAAAATAATGTGCCATATTTCGGTATTTGTTTAGGTATGCAATTAGCAACTGTTGAGTTTGCTCGAAATGTCATTGGACTAGATGACGCGCATTCAGCAGAATTAGATCCTAATACACCACATCCTATAATCGACTTATTACCAGAACAGAAAGATATCGAAGATTTAGGCGGTACACTACGCTTAGGTTTATACCCTTGTCATATCAAAGAAGGTACATTAGCAGATTCAATTTATAATGAAACTGAAATTGAAGAAAGACACCGTCATCGTTATGAATTTAATAATGAATATAGAGAACAACTCGAAGCAAACGGAATGGTGTTTTCTGGAACAAGTCCAGATGGTCGTTTAGTAGAAATGGTAGAAATTCCAAGCAATGACTTTTTCGTTGCATGTCAATTCCATCCAGAATTTTTATCAAGACCTAATCGCCCTCAACCGATTTTCAAAGCATTTATAGAAGCATCATTGAACCATCAGCAATCTAAATAATATGTTAAGACACACATACTCGAACTATTACGTCGAGATGTGTGTCTTTTTTTATTTAGTGCTTCGTTCAAATGTATGTATATAAAAATGGGGTATAAACGATTATTAAAATTTGAAATTTAGGCGATTTTTATACATCTAGAATAAAAATATAAAATAAAAACGCTTACAAATATATTGAAGAATGCAAAAGGTATATGACTTTGATATAATTAGACTGTAAAAATATGTGCTTAAAGCACCAAGGAGGAACTTTCATGCCTTTAGTTTCAATGAAAGAAATGTTAATAGATGCAAAAGAAAATGGTTACGCAGTAGGTCAATATAACCTTAATAACTTAGAATTCACTCAAGCAATTTTAGAAGCTTCTCAAGAAGAGAACGCTCCTGTAATTTTAGGTGTATCTGAAGGTGCTGCTCGTTACATGGGTGGTTTCTATACAGTTGTTAAAATGGTTGAAGGTTTAATGCATGACAAAGAAATTACTGTACCAGTTGCAATTCACTTAGACCACGGTTCAAGCTTTGAAAAATGTAAAGAAGCAATTGACGCTGGATTTACATCAGTAATGATTGATGCTTCACATGGTTCATTCGAAGACAATGTTGAAATCACTTCAAAAGTTGTAGAATATGCTCATGAACATGGTGTTTCAGTTGAAGCAGAATTAGGTACTGTTGGTGGACAAGAAGATGATGTAGTTGCTGACGGCGTAATCTATGCAGATCCTAAAGAATGTCAAGAACTTGTTGAAAAAACAGGTATCGATACATTAGCGCCAGCATTAGGTTCAGTACACGGACCTTATAAAGGTGAACCAAAATTAGGATTTAAAGAAATGGAAGAAATTGGTGCTTCTACAGGATTACCATTAGTATT
Protein-coding sequences here:
- the deoB gene encoding phosphopentomutase; translation: MTTPFKRVHLIVMDSVGIGEGPDAKAFDDEGSHTLKHTLEGFEQSLPNLQKLGLGNIEPLPVIDKEVEPQAFYTKMSEASVGKDTMTGHWEIMGLNIMQPFKVYPEGFPEELVNEIETLTGRKVVANRPASGTQIIDEWGEHQMKTGDLIVYTSADPVLQIAAHEDIIPLEELYDICEKVRELTKDPKYLIGRIIARPYIGEPGSFKRTSNRHDYALKPFGRTVMNELKDNGYDVIALGKINDIFDGEGVTESIRTKDNMDGIDKLIETVQRDFNGLSFLNLVDFDALYGHRRDKPGYAQAIKDFDERLSELMNHLQEEDLVIITADHGNDPTADGTDHTREYIPVLMFSPKMTDYHELTIDSTFSSLGATIADNFGVKLPEFGKSYLKEMGVEK
- a CDS encoding DoxX family protein, whose translation is MRILRMLFGIVFSVAGVLHFKDEEQFRCIVPAYLPFRKAAVLITGVMEIVFGVILLMKQPTKSQKNALIAFLWAVLPANIYMARKQIPIAGQQLPKWALYGRIPLQFVMMKLIKKL
- a CDS encoding S-ribosylhomocysteine lyase, whose amino-acid sequence is MPKMNVESFNLDHTIVVAPFVRLAGKMEGANGDVIHKYDIRFKQPNKEHMDMPGLHSLEHLMAENIRNHSDKVVDISPMGCQTGFYVSFINHDDYEDVLNIIEATIKDVLNATEVPACNEVQCGWAASHSLEGAKEIAQTFLDKKAEWHDIYGEAQ
- a CDS encoding M20 family metallopeptidase is translated as MENKQIVLDYIENEKYKYLEMSHQIHQRPELGNEEIFASRTLTETLTQHGFEVETNIAGHATGFIASYDSGQTGPTIGYLAEYDALPGLGHACGHNIIGTASTFAGIALKQVIDKVGGKVIVLGCPAEEGGENGSAKATYVKEGIIDDLDIALMVHPGNETYRTINTLAVDVLDVKFFGKSAHASENADEAKNALDAMISYFNGVAQLRQHIKSSQRVHGVILDGGQAANIIPDFTHARFYTRATSRHELDILTERVGQIAKGAALQTGCDYEFGPIQNGVNEFIKSSKLDDLFAKYATEMGEAVIDDDFGYGSTDTGNVSHVVPTIHPHIKIGSRNLVGHTHRFREAAASTHGGQALIRGAKILSLMGLELLTNQALFDEIIEQHQFIKGHKK
- a CDS encoding L-aspartate--L-methionine ligase LdmS — encoded protein: MTKERSHRPKLTLSDLYDSSVVYTSRPSYISNPWLEPEEHQSNFLTGRELIIANHMPVIVHEASVTDKLKQLFEAVGKTMPTNIIQFNDQQSYEQTLKVLAQEENKKIYFQYIHGEDILTKAHYALDKDIFVALNNKARIPEWTNNQFLPRREVVNIEDFEAAVSEWSFPFVLKPGDDLPTAGGYGVMICYSEEDLTKAKTRIAQAQSETDTMIIEQKIEAIANYCVQFAYSENGGIRYIGTSAQLTDAYGYYSGNENAPDVPKHVIEAGREIMEIGVSKGYFGVAGFDLLLDDKNDVYAIDLNFRQNGSTSMLLLEPLLQQGYHKFYSYISPGDNEQFFATILKYVRLGVLFPLSYYDGEWFENDTVQSRFGCIWHAENKATVDTLEQQFLKEIQEK
- a CDS encoding DUF2750 domain-containing protein produces the protein MSYKESSFFQDILINEVFYVATKSKHLIRQEISEQNVVCAWTDKATAESYLNKEQIEYDKVKTVDIDRFVTYEIDDIFDEDDEVLMNPTSHKDGERVRIVAASNELMSDLDSIRLKEFVKDVAKEDAVFGLTNKNEKQFIMISDEAHQKPHIMPVWSIKNRAEKVRNQDFEECEIIEIEGEVFAEWLDTLRDDDHAVAIDLKSGVVGTVVPAQKVIDQLTF
- the coaW gene encoding type II pantothenate kinase — encoded protein: MKIGVDAGGTLIKIVQEKNGERTYSTRLTTEIEEVIQWLNQQDCNNINLTGGQAAMINEQLNCESRVFVEFDAAAKGLEILLEEQGHFLDDYIFTNVGTGTSLHFSNGKAQKRVGGIGTGGGMIQGLGYLLTGISNYKQLTDTAQNGNRDIIDLKVKHIYKDSEPPISGDLTAANFGNVLHHLDESFTDADKLASVIAVVGEVITTMSITVAREHNTKNVAYIGSSFHNNDLLKDVVKDYTVLRGCEPYYIEHGAFSGALGSIHL
- a CDS encoding GNAT family N-acetyltransferase; the encoded protein is MFIKENFENITVQVYEEKYRQSLYDFKLSERQQIYSSLPKDVLDDAINDEDRIPNIALNDEGEVVGFFVLHQYYQHEGYDTPNQVIYVRSLSVNEDFQGYGYGTKMMMYLPRYVQTLFPNFNHLYLVVDAENKGAWNVYERAGFMHAATKEEGPIGKERLYYLDLDSKHVSSLKLKPNTEEQPFNIHIIDLIKDDNKVGFIAIERHEDRMNISSVEVNKEERHHGIAESALRQLSTYVRKHFDNVKLLTITLYGENNELKPLCINSNFVEIDAADDYIVFEKYINY
- the rpoE gene encoding DNA-directed RNA polymerase subunit delta produces the protein MRIQDYTKEMVDEKSFIDMAYTLLNEKNDTMNLYDIIDEFKALGHYEDDEIENRIVQFYTDLNTDGRFLNVGENIWGLRDWYSVADIEEKIAPTIQKFDILDDDDEEDKNLKLLGEDEADDDDDIPAVTDDQETLNDPEDPEDDDVDEDLNETDIVIDEDDEDLDEEDEEEEEFEDEEETEE
- a CDS encoding CTP synthase, with product MTKFIFVTGGVVSSLGKGITAASLGRLLKDRGLKVTIQKFDPYLNVDPGTMSPYQHGEVFVTDDGAETDLDLGHYERFIDINLNKYSNVTAGKVYSHVLKKERRGDYLGGTVQVIPHITNEIKERLLLAGESTNADVVITEIGGTTGDIESLPFIEAIRQIRSDLGRENVMYVHCTLLPYIKAAGEMKTKPTQHSVKELRGLGIQPDLIVVRTEYELTQDLKDKIALFCDIDKASVIECRDADSLYEIPLQLSKQDMDDIVIKRLELNPKYETQLDEWQYLLDTVNSLDGKITIGLVGKYVSLQDAYLSVVESLKHAGYPFKKDIEVKWIDSSEVTDENVAEILAEVDGILVPGGFGFRASEGKISAIKYARENNVPYFGICLGMQLATVEFARNVIGLDDAHSAELDPNTPHPIIDLLPEQKDIEDLGGTLRLGLYPCHIKEGTLADSIYNETEIEERHRHRYEFNNEYREQLEANGMVFSGTSPDGRLVEMVEIPSNDFFVACQFHPEFLSRPNRPQPIFKAFIEASLNHQQSK